The Pagrus major chromosome 17, Pma_NU_1.0 genome includes a region encoding these proteins:
- the tbx20 gene encoding T-box transcription factor TBX20 isoform X3 — translation MEYTSSPKPQLSSRANAFSIAALMSSGKPSKEKEAEENTIKPLEQFVEKSSCSQQSLADLSSLDGHGDFSGSAPAVCTEPLIPTNPGIPSEEMAKISCSLETKELWDKFHELGTEMIITKSGRRMFPTIRVSFSGVDQDSKYIVLMDIVPVDNKRYRYAYHRSSWLVAGKADPPLPARLYVHPDSPFTGEQLMKQMVSFEKVKLTNNELDQHGHIILNSMHKYQPRVHIIKKKDHTASLLNLKSEEFRTFVFVETVFTAVTAYQNQLITKLKIDSNPFAKGFRDSSRLTDMESRESVENLIHKHSYARSPIRTYAGDEENLSEDGHSAHARGSAFTASDNLSLSSWVTTTSGFSGFQHPQSLSAMGTGTASLPHPIQGSLPPYSRLGMPLTPTALAGTMQGSGPSFPSFHMPRYHHYFQQGPYAAIQGLRHSSTVMTPFV, via the exons ATGGAGTACACGTCCTCCCCGAAACCGCAGCTCTCATCCCGGGCGAACGCTTTCTCCATAGCCGCCCTGATGTCCAGCGGGAAGCCCAGCAAGGAGAAGGAGGCGGAGGAAAACACCATCAAGCCTCTCG AGCAATTCGTGGAGAAGTCCTCGTGCAGCCAGCAGTCTCTGGCCGACCTGTCCTCCCTGGACGGACACGGGGACTTCAGCGGGAGCGCGCCGGCGGTGTGCACGGAGCCGCTCATCCCCACCAATCCCGGCATCCCCAGCGAGGAGATGGCGAAGATCTCGTGCAGCCTGGAGACCAAAGAGCTGTGGGACAAGTTTCACGAGCTCGGCACCGAGATGATCATCACCAAGTCTGGAAG GAGGATGTTTCCCACCATCCGGGTCTCTTTCTCCGGAGTGGACCAGGACTCCAAGTACATCGTGTTGATGGACATCGTCCCGGTGGATAATAAACGGTACCGGTACGCGTACCACCGCTCCTCCTGGCTGGTGGCCGGCAAGGCCGACCCTCCTCTGCCCGCCAG GCTGTACGTCCACCCGGACTCGCCGTTCACCGGAGAGCAGCTCATGAAGCAGATGGTTTCCTTCGAGAAAGTCAAGCTGACAAACAACGAACTGGACCAACACGGACAT ATCATCCTCAACTCCATGCACAAGTACCAGCCACGGGTCCACATCATCAAGAAGAAGGACCACACCGCCTCGCTGCTCAACCTCAAGTCTGAGGAGTTCCGCACCTTTGTCTTCGTCGAGACCGTCTTCACTGCCGTCACTGCTTATCAGAACCAGCTG ATCACCAAACTGAAGATCGACAGCAACCCGTTCGCCAAAGGTTTCAGGGACTCGTCACGGCTCACAGACATGGAGAG ccg GGAAAGTGTTGAGAATCTGATCCACAAGCACTCGTACGCCCGGTCGCCGATCCGAACCTACGCTGGAGACGAGGAGAACCTGAGCGAGGACGGACACTCGGCACATGCCAGAG GCTCGGCGTTCACCGCCTCAGACAACCTCTCCCTGAGCTCCTGGGTCACCACCACTTCGGGCTTCTCGGGTTTCCAGCACCCACAGTCCCTGTCGGCCATGGGCACCGGCACCGCCTCCCTGCCTCACCCAATCCAGGGCTCCCTGCCCCCCTACAGCCGGCTGGGCATGCCGCTGACGCCCACCGCTCTGGCTGGAACCATGCAGGGCAGCGGGCCGTCCTTCCCTTCCTTCCACATGCCCCGCTACCACCACTACTTCCAGCAGGGGCCCTACGCCGCCATCCAGGGACTCCGCCACTCCTCCACGGTCATGACGCCCTTTGTATGA
- the tbx20 gene encoding T-box transcription factor TBX20 isoform X2, which yields MEYTSSPKPQLSSRANAFSIAALMSSGKPSKEKEAEENTIKPLEQFVEKSSCSQQSLADLSSLDGHGDFSGSAPAVCTEPLIPTNPGIPSEEMAKISCSLETKELWDKFHELGTEMIITKSGRRMFPTIRVSFSGVDQDSKYIVLMDIVPVDNKRYRYAYHRSSWLVAGKADPPLPARLYVHPDSPFTGEQLMKQMVSFEKVKLTNNELDQHGHIILNSMHKYQPRVHIIKKKDHTASLLNLKSEEFRTFVFVETVFTAVTAYQNQLITKLKIDSNPFAKGFRDSSRLTDMERESVENLIHKHSYARSPIRTYAGDEENLSEDGHSAHARGSAFTASDNLSLSSWVTTTSGFSGFQHPQSLSAMGTGTASLPHPIQGSLPPYSRLGMPLTPTALAGTMQGSGPSFPSFHMPRYHHYFQQGPYAAIQGLRHSSTVMTPFV from the exons ATGGAGTACACGTCCTCCCCGAAACCGCAGCTCTCATCCCGGGCGAACGCTTTCTCCATAGCCGCCCTGATGTCCAGCGGGAAGCCCAGCAAGGAGAAGGAGGCGGAGGAAAACACCATCAAGCCTCTCG AGCAATTCGTGGAGAAGTCCTCGTGCAGCCAGCAGTCTCTGGCCGACCTGTCCTCCCTGGACGGACACGGGGACTTCAGCGGGAGCGCGCCGGCGGTGTGCACGGAGCCGCTCATCCCCACCAATCCCGGCATCCCCAGCGAGGAGATGGCGAAGATCTCGTGCAGCCTGGAGACCAAAGAGCTGTGGGACAAGTTTCACGAGCTCGGCACCGAGATGATCATCACCAAGTCTGGAAG GAGGATGTTTCCCACCATCCGGGTCTCTTTCTCCGGAGTGGACCAGGACTCCAAGTACATCGTGTTGATGGACATCGTCCCGGTGGATAATAAACGGTACCGGTACGCGTACCACCGCTCCTCCTGGCTGGTGGCCGGCAAGGCCGACCCTCCTCTGCCCGCCAG GCTGTACGTCCACCCGGACTCGCCGTTCACCGGAGAGCAGCTCATGAAGCAGATGGTTTCCTTCGAGAAAGTCAAGCTGACAAACAACGAACTGGACCAACACGGACAT ATCATCCTCAACTCCATGCACAAGTACCAGCCACGGGTCCACATCATCAAGAAGAAGGACCACACCGCCTCGCTGCTCAACCTCAAGTCTGAGGAGTTCCGCACCTTTGTCTTCGTCGAGACCGTCTTCACTGCCGTCACTGCTTATCAGAACCAGCTG ATCACCAAACTGAAGATCGACAGCAACCCGTTCGCCAAAGGTTTCAGGGACTCGTCACGGCTCACAGACATGGAGAG GGAAAGTGTTGAGAATCTGATCCACAAGCACTCGTACGCCCGGTCGCCGATCCGAACCTACGCTGGAGACGAGGAGAACCTGAGCGAGGACGGACACTCGGCACATGCCAGAG GCTCGGCGTTCACCGCCTCAGACAACCTCTCCCTGAGCTCCTGGGTCACCACCACTTCGGGCTTCTCGGGTTTCCAGCACCCACAGTCCCTGTCGGCCATGGGCACCGGCACCGCCTCCCTGCCTCACCCAATCCAGGGCTCCCTGCCCCCCTACAGCCGGCTGGGCATGCCGCTGACGCCCACCGCTCTGGCTGGAACCATGCAGGGCAGCGGGCCGTCCTTCCCTTCCTTCCACATGCCCCGCTACCACCACTACTTCCAGCAGGGGCCCTACGCCGCCATCCAGGGACTCCGCCACTCCTCCACGGTCATGACGCCCTTTGTATGA
- the tbx20 gene encoding T-box transcription factor TBX20 isoform X1: MEYTSSPKPQLSSRANAFSIAALMSSGKPSKEKEAEENTIKPLEQFVEKSSCSQQSLADLSSLDGHGDFSGSAPAVCTEPLIPTNPGIPSEEMAKISCSLETKELWDKFHELGTEMIITKSGRRMFPTIRVSFSGVDQDSKYIVLMDIVPVDNKRYRYAYHRSSWLVAGKADPPLPARLYVHPDSPFTGEQLMKQMVSFEKVKLTNNELDQHGHIILNSMHKYQPRVHIIKKKDHTASLLNLKSEEFRTFVFVETVFTAVTAYQNQLITKLKIDSNPFAKGFRDSSRLTDMERYRGFWVLHCLESVENLIHKHSYARSPIRTYAGDEENLSEDGHSAHARGSAFTASDNLSLSSWVTTTSGFSGFQHPQSLSAMGTGTASLPHPIQGSLPPYSRLGMPLTPTALAGTMQGSGPSFPSFHMPRYHHYFQQGPYAAIQGLRHSSTVMTPFV; this comes from the exons ATGGAGTACACGTCCTCCCCGAAACCGCAGCTCTCATCCCGGGCGAACGCTTTCTCCATAGCCGCCCTGATGTCCAGCGGGAAGCCCAGCAAGGAGAAGGAGGCGGAGGAAAACACCATCAAGCCTCTCG AGCAATTCGTGGAGAAGTCCTCGTGCAGCCAGCAGTCTCTGGCCGACCTGTCCTCCCTGGACGGACACGGGGACTTCAGCGGGAGCGCGCCGGCGGTGTGCACGGAGCCGCTCATCCCCACCAATCCCGGCATCCCCAGCGAGGAGATGGCGAAGATCTCGTGCAGCCTGGAGACCAAAGAGCTGTGGGACAAGTTTCACGAGCTCGGCACCGAGATGATCATCACCAAGTCTGGAAG GAGGATGTTTCCCACCATCCGGGTCTCTTTCTCCGGAGTGGACCAGGACTCCAAGTACATCGTGTTGATGGACATCGTCCCGGTGGATAATAAACGGTACCGGTACGCGTACCACCGCTCCTCCTGGCTGGTGGCCGGCAAGGCCGACCCTCCTCTGCCCGCCAG GCTGTACGTCCACCCGGACTCGCCGTTCACCGGAGAGCAGCTCATGAAGCAGATGGTTTCCTTCGAGAAAGTCAAGCTGACAAACAACGAACTGGACCAACACGGACAT ATCATCCTCAACTCCATGCACAAGTACCAGCCACGGGTCCACATCATCAAGAAGAAGGACCACACCGCCTCGCTGCTCAACCTCAAGTCTGAGGAGTTCCGCACCTTTGTCTTCGTCGAGACCGTCTTCACTGCCGTCACTGCTTATCAGAACCAGCTG ATCACCAAACTGAAGATCGACAGCAACCCGTTCGCCAAAGGTTTCAGGGACTCGTCACGGCTCACAGACATGGAGAGGTACAGGGGATTCTGGGTCCTGCACTGTTT GGAAAGTGTTGAGAATCTGATCCACAAGCACTCGTACGCCCGGTCGCCGATCCGAACCTACGCTGGAGACGAGGAGAACCTGAGCGAGGACGGACACTCGGCACATGCCAGAG GCTCGGCGTTCACCGCCTCAGACAACCTCTCCCTGAGCTCCTGGGTCACCACCACTTCGGGCTTCTCGGGTTTCCAGCACCCACAGTCCCTGTCGGCCATGGGCACCGGCACCGCCTCCCTGCCTCACCCAATCCAGGGCTCCCTGCCCCCCTACAGCCGGCTGGGCATGCCGCTGACGCCCACCGCTCTGGCTGGAACCATGCAGGGCAGCGGGCCGTCCTTCCCTTCCTTCCACATGCCCCGCTACCACCACTACTTCCAGCAGGGGCCCTACGCCGCCATCCAGGGACTCCGCCACTCCTCCACGGTCATGACGCCCTTTGTATGA